CGTTCAAGCCGTCAAGGAACAGATTCGAATGGTGGCGAACAATGACGTATCCGTTTTGATCCAGGGGGAAAGCGGCACGGGCAAAGAACTGGTCGCCCAGGCCTTGCATTACATGAGTCCGCGTTGCAACCAGCCTTTTGTTAAAGTCAACTGTGCGGCCTTGCCTGCGGATTTGCTGGAAGCCGAGTTCTTTGGCTATGAAAAAGGCGCGTTCACTGGAGCGGTCAAACAGCGTCGCGGAAAGTTTGAGATGGCCAGTTCAGGAACGCTGTTTCTTGACGAGATCGGCGACATGACCGCGGCGACGCAAATGAAAATTCTGCGCGCGATTCAGGAGGGGGAAATTGAGCGCATCGGCGGCGAGAAGACGATTCGAGTCGATATTCGCATCATCGCCGCAACCAATAAGGATTTGGAACGGGCTGTCGAGGAAAAGGAATTTCGCGAAGACTTGTTTTATCGTTTGAACGTGGTGGGCATTCATTTGCCGCCGCTGAGGGAGCGAACGGAAGACATTGCGGAAATTGCGACGCATTTTTTAGACGTCTATAACGGAAAATTCAATAAGGAGATCCAGTCGATCTCTGACGACGCGATGCAGTTGTTTCTGAATTATTCCTGGCCGGGCAACATCAGGGAGCTTGAAAATATTATCCAAAGGGGCATCGTTCTCGCCTATAATGATAAGTTGGAAAAGGAAGATTTTTTGAGGGTATACCCGTCGCTGGGGAATAATATCCCCGATCCGTCGCCGGATTTGAGTTTGCATGACAATGTGGAAGCGGCGGTGGCCTGGACCGAAAAGCGTATGATTCTTGAGGCGTTGAAAGATGAAAACTGGCGCCGACAGGAAACGTCGGATCGTTTGGGGATCAGCAGGAAATCCCTGCACAATAAAATGAAGAAATATGGAATTGGCGAATGAGCCTGCATGATAAGGCGCAACTCGATGGACGATAGTATTCATCATGCCATTATTTGAATACAAAGCCAGAAACCGGATGGGGGAACTCGTTGCGGGAAATATGAATGCGGCAAGCGCCGAGTCTGTCGGGCAGGAGTTGTCGCGGATGGGACATTTCCCGGTGCGGATCGTTTCTCTTCAAGACATAGAGGAGGAACAGGGGGAAAAGATTTCCCTGGACGAACGGCTCCAGAAGATCACTCAAAAAGATCTGGTTTTGTTCACTCGCCAGATGGCGACGCTGTTCAACGCGGGGTTGCCGATCGTTAGCATTCTGACCGCTCTGGGCGAGCAAATTGACAACGCTAAATTACGGCGCGTCATCAAGCAGGTGGGCGTTGACATTCAGGGCGGACTCTCGGTTTCGGAGGCGATGGCGAAACACCCGAAAGTGTTTTCTGAATTGTACCTGAGTATGATCGAAGCGGGCGAGGCCGGCGGCGTGATGGATGAATTGCTGAACCGACTGGCCGATCTGCTTGAAAAGGACGAGGACAACCGCGTCAAGGTCAAAGCGGCGATGAGTTATCCGAAGATGGTTGTGGGCGCGATGAGCATTGCGGTGATCATCCTGATGGTCAAGGTGGTGCCGATCTTCGTGAAAATGTTCGAAAAGGCGAGTCTGGAATTGCCTTTGGCGACCCAGATCCTGATCGGATCGAACAAGGCGTTTCAGGAGTACTGGCATATCACCGGCGGCGTTTTGATTTTGTTGTACGTTTTATTCAAGAAGTGGAAGTCGACGGAAAGCGGTCGTTATAAATGGGACATGATTTTGTTGAAGTTTCCTTTGCTGGGGCCGATTTTTTTACGTTCCTCGATGGCG
This window of the Candidatus Nitrohelix vancouverensis genome carries:
- a CDS encoding type II secretion system F family protein, which produces MPLFEYKARNRMGELVAGNMNAASAESVGQELSRMGHFPVRIVSLQDIEEEQGEKISLDERLQKITQKDLVLFTRQMATLFNAGLPIVSILTALGEQIDNAKLRRVIKQVGVDIQGGLSVSEAMAKHPKVFSELYLSMIEAGEAGGVMDELLNRLADLLEKDEDNRVKVKAAMSYPKMVVGAMSIAVIILMVKVVPIFVKMFEKASLELPLATQILIGSNKAFQEYWHITGGVLILLYVLFKKWKSTESGRYKWDMILLKFPLLGPIFLRSSMAKFSRVFGTLQAGGVPILDILTVSSKVMDNVVLVRVVLSVKESVQEGLGMAAPLKKSKLVPPLVVQMVSAGEESGALDKMLLKVADYYDGEVDQAVKSLSSKIEPILLVFMGGMVLFLALAIFVPMWDMSKMAG
- a CDS encoding sigma-54-dependent Fis family transcriptional regulator — encoded protein: MSDDKVLVVEDDEGGRFFLSEFLKKEGREFEIAKSGEDALELMRSESFLMAILDYNLPGMNGLDTFSRLREIDAGIEGIMITAFGNKDLAMDAMNAGVMDFFNKPLELSEMRVVVRRAWDRAKLRREVETLRAENRRKFGLDRLLGSSPGVQAVKEQIRMVANNDVSVLIQGESGTGKELVAQALHYMSPRCNQPFVKVNCAALPADLLEAEFFGYEKGAFTGAVKQRRGKFEMASSGTLFLDEIGDMTAATQMKILRAIQEGEIERIGGEKTIRVDIRIIAATNKDLERAVEEKEFREDLFYRLNVVGIHLPPLRERTEDIAEIATHFLDVYNGKFNKEIQSISDDAMQLFLNYSWPGNIRELENIIQRGIVLAYNDKLEKEDFLRVYPSLGNNIPDPSPDLSLHDNVEAAVAWTEKRMILEALKDENWRRQETSDRLGISRKSLHNKMKKYGIGE